TTTCCCCGGACCAGACTCCACAATAAGGCCCTCGAACGCCTCACACATCACGTTCATAGAGTCGGACCAGAGTACCGGACTCGTCAGCTGCCTGGAAAGAGCATCGATGATATCCTCGCGTTTTCTGATAGCGCGTGCGTCGGCATTGCAGACCACGTCTGTCTCGGCGTCTCCGAGTTCGAAGCTCCTGATGTATTCGACCAGTTCATCCTGCGCGGGAGCTACCAGAGGCGAGTGAAAGGCCCCGCTCACGTTCAGCCTGACGGTTTTTTTCGCGCCTCCCTCCTGGGCGGATTCCATAGCCTTGACTACGGCATCGATGTGTCCCGAGATAACGATCTGCCCTGGAGAATTGATGTTCGCGACTACGGCGACCATCCCGTCCGTACTTGCCACGCCGCATGCTTTCTCAACATTTTCCCTGTCGAGTCCTATGATCGCGGCCATTGTCCCGGGTTGTTTCAGCCCGGCTTCAAACATCAGTTCGCCTCTTTTCCGCACTATCTGCAGCGCGTCCATTCCCTTCATCACCCCTGAGGCGACAAGCGCCGAATACTCTCCGAGGCTGTGCCC
Above is a genomic segment from Candidatus Latescibacterota bacterium containing:
- the fabD gene encoding ACP S-malonyltransferase; the protein is MRPAMIFPGQGSQFPGMGKDLVGEFRLAAKMFEEADDTLGFSISKLCFEGESEVLTETRNAQPAILLHSIVVASILREEAGIEPSIAAGHSLGEYSALVASGVMKGMDALQIVRKRGELMFEAGLKQPGTMAAIIGLDRENVEKACGVASTDGMVAVVANINSPGQIVISGHIDAVVKAMESAQEGGAKKTVRLNVSGAFHSPLVAPAQDELVEYIRSFELGDAETDVVCNADARAIRKREDIIDALSRQLTSPVLWSDSMNVMCEAFEGLIVESGPGKVLSGLMRRIDRSRETVCAGTAGQVSDLIGLSG